DNA sequence from the Neisseria mucosa genome:
CCTCGGTTATATCCGCCTCGGTCAGTCCGCCACCACCCTCTCCGGCGGCGAAGCCCAGCGCGTCAAACTCGCCTTGGAACTCTCCAAACGCGACACCGGCAGAACACTCTATATCCTCGACGAACCCACCACCGGCCTGCACTTCGCCGACATCGCCCTGTTGCTGGAAGTCATAGGCCGTCTGAAAGGCAAAGGCAACTCGATAGTGATTATCGAGCATAATCTTGACGTAATTAAAACTGCCGATTGGATTGTGGACTTGGGGCCGGAAGGGGGAGATGGAGGGGGGAGGATTATTGCTTGTGGTAGTCCTGAGCAGGTGGCAAAGGTTAAGGGGAGTTATACTGGGAAGTATTTGAAGGTAGTTTTATAATTTACTAATTAATGTTTAATTTTAGGAGACCTTTTATGGCAAATTTTGAGCAATGCGCTCATCAAGAAGAAAATATTTATTGATATGTACATGATTTTATGTAGATTCTTAATTGTGGAATTTGAAACTCATTTGGTAGCTCTATTAATTAATCAATAATCTCATGTGCAAAATTAGAAATAGATAGTCAGGAGAAGGAGGGACAAATAGTAAAATGATAACGCATAATAAGCTAAGAAATAATTTATTTTATTGAATAATAGTAATTTTACTTTTTGCAATTACAATTAAAGGTATAAAAACATGTCTATCAACAGAAAGCTATTACCGTCAATGCATCATGCAATTTCGTTAAATGACTTTCGAATCTATTTGGATGAAAGAGCCATTTTATCTCGTGCTGACTTATCAGAACTAAACCCATACTACACAAGATTTTTCTCTGATGCTAAAGATGTAAGAACAGGGAACTGGAATAGGGTATTTGGTAATTTTACTGATTATGGCTCTTTATTTGCACATACCAATACATCAGCAGTACCAAATGCATATGGACCAATATTAATTATTTTTAAATCTAATTATTTTCAAAATATTGTTGGTAATAATTCGTTGAGAGTAACAAAAAAGACTATATCTTCTAGTTCGTTTAATCCAAATACTGATTTTATAGATATAAGTACACTACACGAATATTTTGAAATTACTTCTCAGGGATTTTACAATTATCCAAAAACCGAATTTAAAGGGATAGAATTTTCCTGCGCACAGCGTCTTAATATAAGTCCTGATACTATACATAAAATAATAATAGATCCAATTTATCATAATGATATTAGATTGATAGATAAAGTACAGGAATTGTTGGATAATTACACAATCAATGTTGAAACAATAGAACGTAGATTGACTGAAGATAAAATTAATATATTACGCCATCTGGTATCTTGGAGTAATTCATTAAATGGTAAGCTTTTACATAAAAATATTATTCTTAGAGATCATGTTCCCGAACATCTTCAAAATTGGTTTAATAATTTAAATGATATAGGGGTTAAAATCTTAGCATCATGGCTTACCTATACATACAATGGAACACTAATACATATGGAGTAAAAAAATCATAGCAAGCCGTAGCATGCATACCCAACCGGCCGCGTGCGTGACTGCACCCCCCCCTACTCTGAATTACACGAAACTTCAAAACCAACGTGTAGAGTGTGTGCAGTACGCACGCGGTTACTTGATTGACGGTTTGCCATTTCAACTTTTAACTTCGTTGAAGCTAGCCCTTTCAGACGACCTCCAAGGTCGTCTGAAAGCGTCAAATTTAACAAAGCTAGAATCTTAAACAACAAACCATTCCTTCTCTAACACCCAAACCACAAACAAAAATCCTATGGCGCGTTATCGCAGAAACTTCATTGCCAGCGGCACATTCTTTTTCACTGTCAAACTCGCCGACCCAAAATCGCGCCTGCTTGTCGAACATATCGACTTCGCATGCGGCCTATATGGATGTGCAAAAACAATATCCCTTTGAAACCGTCGCCGTATGCGTACTGCCAAACCACATTCACGCCATTTGGACGCTGCCACCCGACGATGCGGATTATTCCCTGCGCTGGCGGCTGATTAAAACCAAATTCTCCGCACATTTTCCTCATGCCGAAAACCTGTCTGCCAGCAAACAGCGACGGAACGAACGCGGTATTTGGCAACGGCGTTTTTATGAACACACCGTACGCAACCAAACGGATTTGCAACGTTGCGCGGACTACATCCATTTCAATCCCGTCAAACATGGATTATGTGACAATGTCCGCGATTGGCCGTTTTCGTCGTTTCACCGTTATGTGCGGGACGGACGGCTGCCGTTAAATTGGGGCGGCACAAAAGAAACGGCGGTAATGAGTTTTGGAGAGTGAATGCCATAATAAAAAACTACCGGCCGCGTGCGTGCTACGCTACACACCCTAGCTGTGAATCACGCGAAACTTTAAAATCAATACGTGGAATAAGCCGTAGCCTGTATATCCAACCGACTGCGTGCGTGGCTGCGCCACACACCCTAGCTGTGAATTACGCGGAACTTCAAAACCAACGCGTAGGGTGTGTGCGGTACGCACGCACGCGGTTGCTTGATTGACGGTTTGCTGTTGTAAATTTTAAATTAGTTGAAACTAACGCTTTCAGACGGCATAAGAAATGACCGTCTGAAAATTGAAAAATGCCTTATCCCGGACACTCTGATTCACAAAACAAAAAACGGATTCCAAATCATTGGAATCCGTTTTTCTCTAAAGCTATCCGAATTATTTGGCTTCTTCTTTAGCGTCTTCAGCAGCTTCTTTGGCTTCTTCCGCTGCGTCTTTGGCTTCTTCGGCTTTCTCTTCAGGAGTTTCTGCAGCAGGAACGCCTTTCAAAGCGTCCAAAGAAGTTTTACAAGTTGCATCGCGTTGGTCTGCAGGCAGGTTTTTCAATGCTTCTTTGGTTTGTTCGAAAGATTTTTGCATCATGTCTTTGGTTGCGGCATCTACGTCTTTAGTTGCTTCGGCAAATGCTTTTTCATACTCGTCACAAACGGCAGAAGAAGATGAACCTGAACCGCCGCATGCTGACAGGGACAGGGCTGCCAACAAAGCCACCAATAAAGCTGATGTTTTCATGTGTCTCTCACTTTTTTAAATTTAGGTTAAAGGATGTTATATGTTAATTCATTATATGAAAGTGTCAAGAGTTTTTGTTTAATTTAATCAAAACTATATCATTGAAAGAGCCGGCCTATCTCAACATGATCAAGGCCGTCTGAAATTTCAGACGGCCTTAGGTTTGAAGCAATCTTTTTCAACGATTACGCCGCGTTACGGTGATAATGTCTGAGCGCGTGTTCTTTGCGCCGTCCGCTACTGAATGCGGAGACGCGTTTCAGATAGCCGATGACGCGGGTGCCGTAGTCGATATCGTGGCTGCCGCAGGCGGAACAGGCATGCAGGGTGCGTTTGTCGATATGGCCGCATTCGTTGCAGATGGTAATGCGCACATTCACGCAGAAGTAGTTGCAGCCGGTTTGTGCGGCGATGTCCAAGAGCGAGCGGTAGCCGGATTCGGGCAGGGCTTCGTCTAGGTTCAGGTGCAACGCGGAGCCGCCGTCGAGCCAGTCCACCAGTTCTTTGCCGTGAAGCAGGAATTTGTCGAGCGCGTTGATTTCTTCGTCTTCGACGACATAGAAATAGGAGTTGTAGCATTCGCGGCTGACTTTGTAGCCGTCGGCTTTGTCCCATTTGGCGTTTTTCACGCCGAGGTTTTCGGCGGGGACAAACTCGGTGTTGAACTTCACGCCGTAATGTTTGCTGGCGGCTTGGTTGGCTTCGAATATGGTTTTCAGACGGCCTTGGACGAAGTTGATGTAGTCATCGTTGTAGCCGACTTTGATGCCTTGCGATTCGGCGGCTTCCGCCATGCCGTTAATGCCGATGGTGAGGAATTGTTTGTCCAGCGTGATAAAGCCTGCATCGTAAACGGGCAGCATTCCGGCGGCTTGGTATTCTTCCATCAGTTTGCGGTAGGCGTATTGGTATTTGTGGATTTTCGCCACTTCGGCGGCAAGGTCGCGTCCATCTTGCTCCAGCCGGTTCATATTGATGGTAATGACGTTGATGGAACCTGTCGCCACGCCGCCCGCGCCGAGTGTGTAGCTGAAGGTGCGGTCTTCGATGGCGTTGCGCAGACGGCAGCAGGAAGCCAAGGAGTCGGGGTTGTTGGAAAGATAGACGAAGAAGGAATTGCCTTCCGCCAACTCTTTCGCCATTTCGTCAGCGAACACGGTGTCTTTGCATTTGCCGCCATCGGTCAGCATCGCAGCGGTCACGACAGGGAAGGTCAAAATGGCTTTGGTGCGCTCTTGGTTAAACCATTTAAGGAAGAAGTTTTGCAGCTTCGCCACGCTCGGCCACACTGGTTTGCTGAAATCGGGGAAGACGAAATCGCCGAACATTGCGTCAAAATAGTATTGATCGTAAACGGAAATATTCCAGAATACGCTCTGATAGCCGCGCGCGGCGGCAGGCTGGTTGATGCTGTACACCACCTGCTGCATATGGTTGGCAATTTCTTTGGCATGGGTTTCCAAATAATCGTCGCCGTAGTCTTTGCGGGCGAAGTAGTCGAAATAAGTCAGAAATTCCACTGTGGCCACCGCGCCGGCAAACTGCGCGCTGATGGCAAACACCAGGTTGATAAACGAGCCGCAAAACGATGCCAAATGCTGCGGCGCTTTAGATTCGCCGCCGAGTTTGCTTAAGCCGTCGAGCAGGAAGGGATACAGCGTAACCGACACACAATAAGGCTTGAGGCTGGTTTCGTCGTGCACATAAATCTCATGCGCCTCAATCTGGCGGATGTACTCATCGGCAACGGATTGGTCGAAAATTTCGGCGATTTTGCGCGACACTTGGGCGCGGTTAATCTGCACAAAAAAGTCTTTCATAATTTCCGCTTCCATCGTGGCGATGTTTTTTTGCGTTACGTTGGCATTGGCGTCCATTTTCGAGCCGTCCGCCGCGTTTTGTGCGCTGATGTAGTCGCGCATGAATTGTAGTTTTCCGTTTAACTGTTCGGGATGCAGCCGAATCATGTTAATTCTCCTGTATGGTTTGGTT
Encoded proteins:
- a CDS encoding DUF5339 family protein → MKTSALLVALLAALSLSACGGSGSSSSAVCDEYEKAFAEATKDVDAATKDMMQKSFEQTKEALKNLPADQRDATCKTSLDALKGVPAAETPEEKAEEAKDAAEEAKEAAEDAKEEAK
- the nrdD gene encoding anaerobic ribonucleoside-triphosphate reductase, producing the protein MFQTAQPSLFNKSTKPYRRINMIRLHPEQLNGKLQFMRDYISAQNAADGSKMDANANVTQKNIATMEAEIMKDFFVQINRAQVSRKIAEIFDQSVADEYIRQIEAHEIYVHDETSLKPYCVSVTLYPFLLDGLSKLGGESKAPQHLASFCGSFINLVFAISAQFAGAVATVEFLTYFDYFARKDYGDDYLETHAKEIANHMQQVVYSINQPAAARGYQSVFWNISVYDQYYFDAMFGDFVFPDFSKPVWPSVAKLQNFFLKWFNQERTKAILTFPVVTAAMLTDGGKCKDTVFADEMAKELAEGNSFFVYLSNNPDSLASCCRLRNAIEDRTFSYTLGAGGVATGSINVITINMNRLEQDGRDLAAEVAKIHKYQYAYRKLMEEYQAAGMLPVYDAGFITLDKQFLTIGINGMAEAAESQGIKVGYNDDYINFVQGRLKTIFEANQAASKHYGVKFNTEFVPAENLGVKNAKWDKADGYKVSRECYNSYFYVVEDEEINALDKFLLHGKELVDWLDGGSALHLNLDEALPESGYRSLLDIAAQTGCNYFCVNVRITICNECGHIDKRTLHACSACGSHDIDYGTRVIGYLKRVSAFSSGRRKEHALRHYHRNAA
- a CDS encoding REP-associated tyrosine transposase, whose protein sequence is MSNISTSHAAYMDVQKQYPFETVAVCVLPNHIHAIWTLPPDDADYSLRWRLIKTKFSAHFPHAENLSASKQRRNERGIWQRRFYEHTVRNQTDLQRCADYIHFNPVKHGLCDNVRDWPFSSFHRYVRDGRLPLNWGGTKETAVMSFGE